In Rhizobium sp. BG4, the genomic stretch GAAGGACGCGCCGATCCTGGTGCTCGACGAGGCGACCTCGGCGCTGGATTCGGAAGTGGAAGAGGCGATCCAGTCGAACCTCAACCGGATCATGGACGGCAAGACGGTGCTTGCCATCGCCCACCGGCTCTCGACCATCGCCGCCCTCGACCGGCTGATCGTCGTCGATCAGGGCAAAATCATCGAGGAAGGCACGCATGAGGCACTGATTGAGAGGGGCGGGCTTTATGCCGAGCTGTGGGCGCGCCAGTCGGGCGGGTTCCTCGCGTCGGATGATGGGGACGCCGGGGCGCAAAGCGGGCGTGAGGCGAGCGTGGTCTAGACCTTAGGCGCAAACGCCCTGCAAACCCGCGAAGCCTGCGGATTGACTTGAAAATTTCATCTGAAAATTCCCGCGACATTGTGCCGTCAGCCCCTTGTCAAGGCTGGACATAATTTGCGATCAAGCATAGAACGCGCCGGATTGGCGGGGAATCTATGGCCGAATTGTGTCTTTGACTGATTCGCCGTCGAGAGGGGCAGGGCGGAATTCCGCAAAAATTCGCAGAGGATGGTTTAGCCGTGAGCGAACACGATACGACAAGCGGGGCTTCAGCAGAGCCCACTCGCCGTGATTTCCTTTATCTCACCACAGGTATGGCGGGTGCAGTCGGCGCTGTTTCGGTCGCATGGCCGTTCATCGATCAGATGCGCCCGGATGCATCGACGCTGGCACTGGCGTCGATCGAAGTCGACGTTACAAGCTTGACGCCCGGCATGTCGCTGACGGTCAAGTGGCGCGGCAAGCCGATCTTCATCCGCAACCGTACGCCGGAAGAGATCAAGGCTGCCGACGATACGCCGATGGCAGACCTCAAGGATCCGGTTGCACGCAACGCAAACCTTCCTGCAGACGCTCAGGCGACCGGCATCGACCGCTCGGGCGGCAAGGGCAAGGAAAACTGGATTGTCATGATCGGTACCTGCACCCATCTCGGCTGCGTGCCGCTTGGTCAGGCCGGCGAATATAACGGTTGGTTCTGTCCCTGCCATGGTTCGGTCTACGACACGGCCGGCCGCATCCGTAAGGGTCCGGCGCCGCAGAACCTGGCGATTCCGACCTTTTCGTTCGTGTCCGACACTAAGATCAAGATCGGTTGAGGGGAGACTGATACATGAGTGGCCATTCCAGCTACGAGCCATCAACCGGCTTGGAAAAATGGATCGACGCGCGCCTTCCGCTGCCGCGTATGATCTATGACAGCTTCGTTGCATACCCGGTTCCGCGTAACCTGAACTATGCCTACACCTTCGGTGCCATGCTTTCGGTCATGCTGGTCGTTCAGATCCTGACCGGTATCGTGCTTGCCATGCACTACGCCGCCGACACGTCGATCGCTTTCAACTCGGTTGAAAAGATCATGCGTGACGTCAACCACGGCTGGCTGCTGCGCTACATGCACGCCAACGGCGCATCGTTCTTCTTCGTTGCCGTCTACCTGCACATTGCCCGTGGCCTCTACTACGGCTCGTACAAGGCACCGCGCGAAATCCTCTGGATCCTCGGCGTTGTCATCTATCTCCTGATGATGGCGACGGGCTTCATGGGCTACGTTCTGCCCTGGGGTCAGATGTCCTTCTGGGGCGCGACCGTTATCACCGGCTTCTTCTCGGCCTTCCCGCTGGTGGGTGAG encodes the following:
- the petA gene encoding ubiquinol-cytochrome c reductase iron-sulfur subunit, with the protein product MSEHDTTSGASAEPTRRDFLYLTTGMAGAVGAVSVAWPFIDQMRPDASTLALASIEVDVTSLTPGMSLTVKWRGKPIFIRNRTPEEIKAADDTPMADLKDPVARNANLPADAQATGIDRSGGKGKENWIVMIGTCTHLGCVPLGQAGEYNGWFCPCHGSVYDTAGRIRKGPAPQNLAIPTFSFVSDTKIKIG